A DNA window from Rhineura floridana isolate rRhiFlo1 chromosome 11, rRhiFlo1.hap2, whole genome shotgun sequence contains the following coding sequences:
- the LOC133367425 gene encoding olfactory receptor 11H6-like, with protein MDLTNITGHKVTEFVLLGFPSLSPALRLVLCSFLSTSYAFTLLGNLCIIWAVVRDTHLSHLPMYILLGNFSGLEMCYVTSTLPRMLVDVASPPGVISFRDCFLQFYFFFSMGATECFCLSSMALDRYLAICHPLRYPMLMSPQFCCTLSACCWVSGFLWFLVPIVLISQLPFCGPNILDHFICDPAPLLAASCSPAPLTQMTCYALSSLILFATFLFIVTSYGTVLQTVLKLPSAAGRRKAFSTCTSHLAVVSLFYGSVMVTYVNPGSSGGSNKVVTVFYSMVTPLLNPLIYSLRNKEMMAALKRTLLRGC; from the coding sequence ATGGATCTCACCAACATCACCGGCCACAAAGTGACTGAGTTTGTCCTCCTGGGCTTCCCTTCTTTATCACCTGCTTTGCGCTTGGTCCTGTGCTCCTTTCTCTCAACCAGCTATGCTTTCACACTACTAGGAAACCTGTGCATCATCTGGGCAGTGGTCAGAGACACCCATTTGTCCCACCTCCCCATGTACATCCTCTTGGGCAACTTCTCCGGGCTGGAGATGTGCTATGTCACCTCTACATTACCTCGGATGCTCGTTGATGTGGCCTCCCCGCCCGGGGTCATCTCCTTCCGTGACTGCTTCTTGCAGTTCTATTTCTTCTTCTCCATGGGGGCAactgagtgcttttgcctctCCAGCATGGCCTTAGACCGGTACTTGGCCATCTGCCACCCACTTCGCTATCCAATGCTCATGTCCCCCCAATTTTGCTGCACCTTATCGGCTTGCTGCTGGGTCTCCGGTTTCTTGTGGTTTCTCGTGCCCATCGTCCTCATTTCCCAGCTCCCGTTTTGTGGCCCCAACATCCTGGATCACTTTATCTGTGACCCAGCCCCTCTTCTAGCTGCCTCCTGCAGCCCAGCACCCCTCACACAGATGACCTGCTATGCCCTCAGTTCCCTCATCCTTTTTGCTACCTTCCTCTTCATTGTGACCTCCTATGGCACAGTTCTGCAGACAGTCCTAAAGCTCCCCTCTGCTGCAGGTCGTCGCAAGGCGTTTTCCACTTGCACCTCCCACCTGGCCGTGGTCAGCTTGTTTTATGGCTCCGTCATGGTCACCTATGTCAATCCAGGATCTTCTGGCGGAAGTAATAAAGTGGTGACTGTCTTCTACTCTATGGTAACCCCTCTTCTCAACCCACTCATCTACAGCTTGCGAAACAAAGAGATGATGGCGGCGCTAAAGAGGACGTTGCTTCGAGGATGTTGA
- the LOC133367426 gene encoding olfactory receptor 11G2-like — translation MDLANITGHKVTEFVLLGFPSLSPALRLVLCSFLSTSYAFTILGNLCIIWAVLRDTHLSRLPMYILLGNFSGLEMCYVTSTVPRTLIDVASPPGVISFRDCFFQFYFFFSMGATECLCLSSMALDRYLAICHPLRYPMLMSPQFCCTLSACCWVSGFLWFLVPIILISQLPFCGPNILDHFICDPAPLLAASCSPAPLIQMAFYGLTSLIIFATFLFIVTSYGTVLQTVLKLPSAAGRRKAFSTCTSHLAVFSLFYGSIMVTYVIPGSSGGSNKVVTVFYSMVTPLLNPLIYSLRNKEMMAALKRTLLRGC, via the coding sequence ATGGATCTCGCCAACATCACCGGCCACAAAGTGACTGAGTTTGTCCTCCTGGGCTTCCCTTCTTTATCACCTGCTTTGCGCTTGGTCCTGTGCTCCTTTCTCTCAACCAGTTATGCTTTCACAATACTGGGGAACCTGTGCATCATCTGGGCAGTGCTCAGAGACACCCATTTGTCCCGCCTCCCCATGTACATCCTGCTGGGCAACTTCTCCGGGCTGGAGATGTGCTACGTCACCTCTACAGTACCTCGGACGCTCATTGATGTGGCCTCACCACCAGGGGTCATCTCTTTCCGTGACTGCTTCTTCCAGTTCTATTTCTTCTTCTCCATGGGGGCAACTGAGTGCCTTTGCCTCTCCAGCATGGCCTTAGACCGGTACTTGGCCATCTGCCACCCGCTTCGCTATCCAATGCTCATGTCCCCCCAATTTTGCTGCACTTTATCGGCTTGCTGCTGGGTCTCCGGTTTCTTGTGGTTTCTTGTGCCCATCATCCTCATTTCCCAGCTCCCGTTTTGTGGCCCCAACATCCTAGATCACTTTATCTGTGACCCAGCCCCTCTTCTAGCTGCCTCCTGCAGCCCAGCACCCCTCATACAGATGGCCTTCTATGGCCTCACTTCTCTCATCATTTTTGCAACCTTCCTCTTCATTGTGACCTCCTATGGCACAGTTCTGCAGACAGTCCTAAAGCTCCCCTCTGCTGCCGGTCGTCGCAAGGCATTTTCCACTTGCACCTCTCACCTGGCTGTGTTCAGTTTATTTTATGGCTCCATCATGGTCACCTATGTCATTCCAGGATCTTCTGGCGGAAGTAATAAAGTGGTGACTGTCTTCTACTCCATGGTGacccctcttctgaacccactcatCTACAGCTTGCGAAACAAAGAGATGATGGCTGCACTAAAGAGGACATTGCTTCGAGGATGTTGa